The following proteins are co-located in the Acidicapsa acidisoli genome:
- a CDS encoding cytochrome c3 family protein → MIALAAEIAGGVDMQLRMREAFKTAGFVFVALGLYCSALALQRPARDDKEVEAKAQFVGSEKCAGCHAKAYAGWKGTRMANVVRDPHQHPEAVLGDFAHPDPVRSFGLDEVAFVYGSRWKQRYFTKRGEDYFPLPAQWDVKKAKWLPYHVEEGTDWWVPHYGPSNFDRPTGPTCDGCHSVNYNIETKQVTEWNVGCEKCHGPGSLHVAHPTKANIVNPRALDSVRGNDTCIQCHSQGQPLANPIAGKYYDWPVGYLPGQRLADVWKLEEVKPGTTNFFQFADLTAHKNRMQGNDFVQSNMYHRELRCFDCHDVHSSKNTASLKLPGNELCLSCHTQDNPAGLKGTVSEHTHHAAGSAGSQCVACHMPKIEQTIKDNFVSAHTFRFITPAQTEQSGIPNPCTSCHTDKSTGWAKNELKSWTTTSPWRVAQ, encoded by the coding sequence TTGATCGCCTTGGCTGCCGAGATTGCCGGCGGAGTGGATATGCAATTGCGCATGAGGGAAGCGTTCAAGACTGCGGGATTTGTGTTTGTCGCGCTGGGGCTTTACTGTTCAGCGCTGGCCCTGCAAAGACCCGCCCGGGACGACAAAGAAGTTGAGGCTAAGGCCCAGTTCGTGGGCTCGGAAAAATGTGCGGGCTGCCACGCCAAGGCTTATGCGGGGTGGAAGGGAACGCGCATGGCGAATGTGGTACGCGACCCGCATCAGCATCCCGAAGCGGTGCTCGGCGACTTCGCCCATCCCGATCCGGTCCGGTCATTTGGCCTCGATGAGGTTGCGTTTGTCTACGGCAGCCGCTGGAAGCAGCGCTATTTCACAAAACGCGGCGAGGATTATTTTCCGTTGCCGGCTCAGTGGGATGTGAAGAAGGCTAAGTGGCTTCCCTACCATGTGGAAGAGGGCACAGACTGGTGGGTTCCGCACTACGGTCCCAGCAACTTTGATCGTCCGACGGGACCGACGTGCGACGGCTGCCACTCGGTGAACTACAACATTGAAACGAAGCAGGTAACAGAATGGAATGTGGGCTGCGAAAAGTGCCACGGACCCGGAAGTCTGCACGTTGCTCATCCGACCAAGGCGAATATCGTCAATCCCCGCGCATTGGATTCTGTGCGCGGCAACGATACCTGCATCCAGTGCCATAGCCAGGGGCAGCCGCTGGCGAATCCAATTGCGGGAAAATACTACGATTGGCCGGTAGGCTATCTGCCCGGACAGCGTCTGGCCGATGTATGGAAGCTGGAGGAGGTTAAACCGGGAACTACAAACTTCTTCCAGTTTGCCGATCTTACTGCACATAAGAATCGGATGCAGGGCAATGATTTTGTGCAGAGCAACATGTATCACCGTGAACTGCGCTGCTTCGACTGCCACGATGTGCATAGCAGCAAGAACACGGCGAGTCTGAAGCTACCCGGAAACGAACTCTGTCTCTCGTGCCACACACAGGACAACCCGGCTGGCCTGAAGGGCACAGTGAGCGAACACACGCATCACGCCGCAGGCAGCGCGGGCAGCCAATGCGTCGCCTGCCATATGCCTAAGATCGAGCAGACGATCAAGGATAACTTCGTGAGCGCGCACACGTTCCGTTTTATTACTCCTGCGCAGACGGAACAGTCCGGGATTCCGAATCCATGCACGTCGTGCCACACGGACAAATCGACTGGTTGGGCGAAGAATGAGTTGAAAAGCTGGACCACGACTTCTCCGTGGCGTGTAGCCCAGTAG
- a CDS encoding STM4504/CBY_0614 family protein, which yields MGIKEKFSLRQRKLKGQVSDVFIYDHLPRALRSQICHILARCLGAEQRDYVGKNRAYRELRQKMAEELGVFNIGNPLRGDDAAIMEFFRDDATDEEALDLIETAFNYALERNGDWQWRQAFCVTVSMDEAINDLNRRFLEHQVGYTFLGGETPQLIKRDNDHLHQEAILPALRLLHEEGFEGANDEYRKAHEHYRQGNQKECLSECLKAFESTLKTICNRRKWECKPTDTAKPLIDICVDNGLFPSFMESHLGAIKGALATAIPTIRNKMGGHGQGELAVSVPQFYAEYLLHETAATIVFLVDAYKAMG from the coding sequence ATGGGGATAAAGGAAAAGTTCTCTCTACGTCAACGAAAGCTCAAAGGCCAAGTTTCAGATGTTTTCATCTATGACCACTTGCCGAGAGCCCTGCGGTCGCAGATTTGCCATATTTTGGCAAGGTGTTTAGGGGCCGAGCAGCGCGACTATGTCGGAAAGAACCGCGCCTATCGGGAGCTTCGACAAAAGATGGCCGAGGAGCTGGGCGTCTTCAATATTGGCAATCCCCTTCGCGGAGATGACGCCGCCATCATGGAGTTTTTCAGAGATGATGCAACTGACGAAGAGGCACTAGATTTAATAGAGACTGCATTTAACTACGCTTTAGAGAGGAACGGGGATTGGCAGTGGCGACAGGCATTCTGTGTAACGGTGTCAATGGACGAAGCTATTAACGATCTAAATAGACGCTTTTTGGAGCATCAGGTCGGCTACACGTTTCTGGGCGGCGAAACTCCTCAACTCATTAAACGAGACAATGACCATTTGCATCAGGAAGCCATTCTACCGGCGCTACGTTTGCTACATGAGGAGGGATTTGAGGGCGCCAACGATGAATATAGGAAGGCTCACGAGCATTATCGCCAAGGCAATCAGAAAGAATGTTTAAGCGAGTGCCTAAAGGCATTCGAAAGTACGCTGAAGACCATCTGTAATCGCAGAAAGTGGGAATGTAAGCCTACAGATACTGCAAAGCCCCTGATTGACATCTGTGTGGACAACGGGCTCTTTCCTTCTTTTATGGAGAGCCACCTCGGAGCGATCAAAGGAGCACTTGCGACCGCTATTCCGACAATTCGAAACAAGATGGGGGGCCATGGGCAGGGCGAACTGGCCGTAAGCGTGCCGCAGTTTTATGCCGAGTATCTCCTACATGAGACTGCCGCTACGATTGTGTTCTTGGTCGACGCCTATAAAGCAATGGGATAG
- the dnaB gene encoding replicative DNA helicase: protein MAAPSSFAPGFASDSGLPSNVSAEKMILGAILLENSAISEAEERLTPEDFSLDSHQRIYLRMTELGGEGHAIDLVTLANQLAKYKEIESVGGVAYLSSLTEGLPRRPVIEEYIRIVKDKSLLRQLMLICSAAIARAADQSETALDVLNAAESQLMVVGEKSITKGLASLEEIVAGSFGSIDNLYSQAREVTGLATHFTEFDKMTSGLQKGELIIIAARPSMGKTAWAINIAQNAAVQGGAVVAVFSLEMSKEALLRRMLASQAWVDQRKLQTGFLGREDQAKLSHALEQLVESKVFIDDTPGISLAEMRAKTRRLKQANGGKIDLIVVDYLQLMSASLPSQGGKKFENRTQEVSAISRGLKALAKEMDVPVIALSQLSRNSERRGDDKKPLLSDLRESGSIEQDADVVTFIHRESYYNRDKEENPEDKNKAEIIIAKQRNGPTGTVDLAFLSQYTRFENLDTVHGDGG from the coding sequence ATGGCCGCACCATCCAGCTTCGCCCCCGGTTTCGCATCAGATTCCGGCCTTCCATCCAATGTCTCCGCCGAAAAAATGATCCTCGGCGCCATCCTGCTCGAGAACTCCGCCATCTCCGAGGCGGAAGAACGGCTCACCCCCGAAGATTTCTCCCTGGACTCGCACCAGCGCATCTACCTGCGCATGACCGAGCTCGGCGGCGAAGGTCACGCCATCGACCTCGTTACCCTGGCTAACCAACTGGCCAAGTACAAGGAAATCGAGTCCGTCGGCGGCGTCGCCTATCTCTCCTCGCTCACCGAAGGGCTACCGCGCCGCCCGGTCATCGAAGAGTACATCCGCATCGTCAAGGACAAGAGCCTCCTGCGCCAGCTCATGCTCATCTGCTCGGCCGCTATCGCCCGCGCCGCAGACCAGAGCGAGACTGCGCTCGACGTTCTCAACGCAGCCGAATCGCAGCTCATGGTGGTCGGCGAAAAGAGCATCACCAAGGGTCTCGCGAGCCTCGAAGAGATCGTCGCCGGGTCTTTCGGCAGCATCGACAACCTCTACAGCCAGGCCCGCGAAGTCACTGGTCTCGCTACTCACTTCACCGAGTTCGACAAGATGACCTCGGGTCTGCAAAAAGGCGAGCTCATCATCATCGCCGCCCGCCCGTCGATGGGCAAAACTGCGTGGGCCATCAACATCGCGCAAAACGCCGCCGTGCAGGGCGGAGCCGTCGTCGCCGTCTTCTCGCTCGAAATGTCCAAGGAAGCGCTGCTTCGCCGTATGCTGGCCTCGCAGGCATGGGTCGACCAGCGCAAGCTGCAAACCGGCTTCCTCGGCCGCGAAGATCAGGCCAAGCTCAGCCACGCGCTCGAACAACTGGTTGAGTCCAAGGTCTTCATCGACGACACGCCGGGCATCTCGCTCGCCGAAATGCGCGCCAAAACCCGCCGCCTCAAGCAGGCCAACGGCGGCAAGATCGACCTGATCGTAGTCGACTACCTCCAGCTCATGTCGGCCAGCCTGCCCAGCCAGGGCGGCAAGAAATTCGAAAACCGCACGCAGGAAGTCTCCGCCATCTCGCGCGGTCTCAAAGCCCTTGCCAAAGAGATGGATGTCCCTGTCATCGCGCTCTCCCAGCTATCGCGTAACAGCGAGCGCCGCGGCGACGACAAGAAGCCGCTGCTGAGCGATCTTCGCGAGTCAGGATCAATCGAGCAGGACGCTGACGTAGTTACATTCATCCACCGCGAGAGTTACTACAACCGCGACAAAGAAGAAAACCCCGAAGATAAAAACAAAGCCGAAATCATCATCGCCAAACAAAGAAATGGCCCGACGGGCACGGTTGACTTAGCGTTCCTGAGTCAATACACGCGGTTTGAGAATCTGGATACTGTGCACGGAGATGGCGGCTAG
- a CDS encoding ATP-grasp domain-containing protein produces the protein MILICGIPSETPLRMVINRLEEADAEFVLFNQRDFADCDIWFEIEDCEVRGELRIGKRTYNLQEFTGVYPRLMDDRLLPELSNEPEHSPLRTYCRAFHDTLVRWMEISSARVINRCAPMASNSSKPYQAQLIREQGFLVPETLITNDPDLVRAFRARHGRVIYKSISAIRSIVQELTDGDEERLEFIRWCPTQFQAFVEGINLRVHTIGGEVFPTAVDSEATDYRYAARQAGEAAELREVVLSDELVEKCLRLSASLGLEFAGIDLKITPDNEVYCFEVNPSPAFSYYEANAGQPISAAVARCLASGTATREGATRESSMAVMAG, from the coding sequence ATGATTCTTATTTGTGGCATCCCTTCCGAAACACCGCTGCGCATGGTTATCAATCGCCTCGAAGAAGCGGATGCGGAGTTTGTTCTCTTCAATCAGCGGGACTTCGCCGATTGCGACATATGGTTTGAGATTGAAGATTGCGAAGTTCGCGGAGAGCTCCGCATCGGCAAGCGCACTTACAATCTGCAGGAGTTCACCGGCGTCTACCCAAGGCTCATGGATGATCGCCTGCTGCCTGAGTTATCGAACGAACCGGAACACTCGCCTCTGCGAACTTACTGCCGCGCCTTCCACGACACACTCGTTCGCTGGATGGAGATTTCCTCCGCGCGAGTCATCAATCGCTGCGCGCCCATGGCCAGTAATTCCTCGAAGCCTTACCAGGCGCAGCTCATCCGCGAGCAGGGATTTCTTGTTCCCGAGACGCTGATCACCAACGATCCGGACCTTGTCCGCGCCTTTCGCGCCCGGCACGGACGCGTGATCTACAAATCAATCAGCGCCATTCGATCCATCGTGCAGGAACTGACCGACGGCGACGAAGAGAGACTCGAATTCATTCGCTGGTGCCCGACGCAGTTTCAGGCCTTCGTCGAAGGCATCAATCTGCGCGTGCATACCATCGGCGGAGAAGTCTTTCCCACGGCAGTGGATAGCGAAGCCACGGACTACCGCTATGCAGCCCGGCAGGCCGGCGAAGCTGCCGAGTTGCGCGAAGTAGTTCTTTCCGACGAACTCGTCGAAAAGTGCCTGCGTCTCTCCGCATCGCTCGGCCTCGAGTTCGCGGGCATCGATCTGAAGATCACCCCGGACAACGAGGTCTATTGCTTCGAAGTCAACCCCAGTCCGGCGTTTAGTTATTACGAGGCGAATGCCGGGCAGCCTATCTCGGCTGCCGTCGCGCGTTGCCTGGCAAGCGGCACGGCAACGCGCGAGGGGGCTACACGGGAAAGCTCGATGGCAGTCATGGCTGGGTAA
- a CDS encoding PadR family transcriptional regulator, with protein MKLKLSPQTLLILEAFLDHPAEWKYGYDLSRSTGLKSGTLYPILMRLADRKLLETAWEASEMGKPPRHMYRFTPEGMQFARERRESRMAGSVGVPVLNEARG; from the coding sequence ATGAAACTGAAGCTCTCCCCGCAAACCCTGCTGATCCTCGAAGCGTTTCTCGATCATCCAGCCGAATGGAAGTACGGCTACGACCTCAGCCGTTCGACCGGGCTGAAGTCGGGCACCCTCTATCCGATCCTGATGCGGCTCGCCGACCGCAAGCTGTTGGAGACAGCGTGGGAGGCAAGTGAGATGGGTAAGCCGCCACGGCATATGTACCGGTTTACTCCGGAAGGGATGCAGTTCGCCCGCGAGCGGCGCGAGTCGCGCATGGCGGGCTCTGTCGGCGTGCCAGTTTTGAATGAGGCGCGAGGCTAG
- a CDS encoding nucleotidyltransferase, whose translation MRTESSPLGELLFGQTRGRILRLLFGHPDQLFFVRQIARETSISVGSVQRELEALSQVGLIVRSTSGHQVYHQANRNHPVFAEIHALVAKTVGVFQLLSSALAPLAQRISQAFVYGSVASRSENAESDVDLMIVGDVTLDETLAQLASVEPLIGRTINPTIYSSKEFESKLQSGNHFLRSVMRSEKVFLIGAEDDSRKVG comes from the coding sequence ATGAGAACGGAATCAAGCCCACTCGGCGAGTTGCTATTTGGACAGACCAGAGGACGCATACTGCGGCTCCTCTTCGGCCATCCTGATCAGCTATTCTTTGTCCGCCAGATCGCCAGAGAGACCAGCATAAGCGTCGGCTCCGTCCAGCGCGAGTTGGAGGCTCTGTCACAGGTTGGCCTGATCGTGCGTTCAACGTCTGGCCATCAGGTCTACCATCAGGCCAATCGCAACCATCCGGTCTTTGCCGAAATCCACGCATTGGTTGCAAAGACCGTAGGTGTCTTCCAACTGCTGAGTTCCGCTCTCGCGCCGCTCGCACAGCGAATCTCGCAGGCATTTGTGTATGGCTCGGTCGCCAGCCGCAGCGAGAACGCTGAGAGCGACGTCGACCTGATGATTGTCGGGGACGTAACTCTCGATGAAACCCTTGCGCAATTAGCTTCGGTCGAACCGCTGATAGGACGTACTATCAATCCAACCATATATTCGTCAAAAGAGTTCGAATCCAAGCTTCAAAGCGGCAACCACTTCCTCAGATCAGTTATGCGCAGCGAAAAAGTGTTCCTGATCGGAGCAGAAGATGACTCTCGCAAAGTGGGCTGA
- the mnmG gene encoding tRNA uridine-5-carboxymethylaminomethyl(34) synthesis enzyme MnmG, protein MSFTEQFDVAVVGAGHAGCEAAMAAARMGLKTAIITMNLDLIAQMSCNPAIGGIAKGHLVREVDALGGVMGEVADAVGIQFRLLNTSRGPAVWSPRAQCDKQLYRVKMREVLENQSNLHIKQAEAVDLVIEEIGDPAPAANDAARVGHPDLLPRRRVLGLKLRDGRQLLAGATIITTGTFLNGLIHCGEERYPAGRSGEPASVLLGEALRRLGLRTTRLKTGTPPRLDGRTIRWEAFEEQPGDADPTPFSFRTTKIVQPQISCHIAYTTPETLQIIRDNVGRSAMYSGQIEGIGPRYCPSIEDKIVKFPEKTQHQFFLEPEGLNTHEVYVNGMSTSLPMEVQFRIVRSIPGLENAEMLRPGYAIEYDSVDATELDRALKIKSMEGLYLAGQINGTSGYEEAACQGIMAGINAALKLKGEPPFTLDRTEGYTGILIDDLISKGTNEPYRMFTSRAEFRLHLRIDNADRRLTPYGRKLGLIGDEAWTEYEQKQARMVALAQLLATKKVDSDGLAIAAEGLDLSAVTGQTWAQLLKRPEIQIEQLLKALASELHRDPLLVGLIEVDGERLASVPRNEARAVETEIKFAGYLEQQKKAILKLKEAENVRIPEWLNYTTISGLSREMQEKLGRVRPQTIGQASRIPGVTPAALGLVHVSIRIQGKQQSDAPGERQEKQGVA, encoded by the coding sequence ATGAGCTTCACCGAACAATTCGATGTGGCCGTAGTCGGCGCGGGCCACGCGGGCTGCGAAGCGGCCATGGCCGCGGCGCGCATGGGCCTGAAGACGGCGATCATCACCATGAACCTCGACCTGATCGCGCAGATGTCCTGTAATCCCGCAATCGGCGGCATCGCCAAGGGCCATCTGGTGCGCGAAGTGGACGCCCTCGGTGGCGTCATGGGCGAAGTCGCAGATGCGGTCGGCATCCAGTTTCGCCTGCTTAACACCTCGCGCGGCCCTGCCGTCTGGAGCCCGCGCGCCCAGTGCGACAAGCAGCTCTACCGCGTAAAGATGCGCGAAGTGCTGGAGAATCAGTCGAATCTGCACATCAAGCAGGCTGAAGCTGTCGATCTGGTGATCGAAGAAATCGGCGATCCCGCCCCTGCCGCAAACGACGCGGCAAGGGTGGGGCACCCAGATTTGTTGCCTCGACGCCGGGTGCTCGGCCTGAAGCTGCGCGATGGCCGCCAACTCCTTGCCGGAGCCACCATCATCACCACCGGCACTTTCCTCAATGGCCTCATCCACTGCGGCGAAGAGCGCTACCCCGCCGGCCGCAGCGGTGAGCCCGCGTCAGTCCTGCTCGGCGAAGCCCTGCGCCGTCTCGGCCTGCGCACCACCCGCCTCAAGACCGGCACGCCGCCGCGCCTCGACGGACGCACCATCCGCTGGGAGGCGTTTGAAGAGCAGCCCGGCGACGCCGACCCGACGCCCTTCAGCTTCCGGACGACGAAAATTGTCCAGCCGCAGATAAGCTGTCACATCGCTTACACCACGCCCGAAACACTCCAGATCATCCGCGACAATGTGGGCCGTTCAGCCATGTATTCCGGTCAGATCGAGGGTATCGGCCCGCGCTATTGTCCGTCCATCGAAGACAAGATCGTCAAGTTTCCCGAGAAGACGCAGCACCAGTTCTTCCTCGAACCCGAGGGCCTCAACACCCACGAAGTCTACGTCAACGGCATGTCCACTTCGCTTCCTATGGAGGTGCAGTTCCGGATTGTCCGCAGCATCCCCGGCCTAGAAAACGCCGAGATGCTCCGCCCCGGCTACGCCATCGAATACGACTCCGTCGACGCCACCGAACTCGACCGCGCGCTGAAGATTAAGTCCATGGAGGGCCTGTACTTAGCCGGCCAGATCAACGGCACGAGTGGATATGAGGAAGCCGCCTGCCAGGGCATCATGGCTGGCATCAATGCCGCGCTCAAGCTCAAGGGCGAGCCACCATTTACCCTCGACCGCACGGAGGGGTATACCGGCATCCTCATCGACGACCTCATCTCCAAGGGCACCAACGAGCCCTATCGGATGTTCACCTCACGCGCCGAGTTCCGCCTGCATCTGCGCATCGACAACGCCGACCGCCGCCTGACTCCCTATGGCCGCAAGCTCGGCCTGATCGGCGACGAAGCCTGGACGGAATACGAACAGAAGCAGGCGCGCATGGTTGCGCTGGCGCAGCTTCTCGCGACAAAGAAAGTCGATTCAGACGGACTGGCAATTGCCGCCGAAGGACTGGACCTGAGTGCAGTAACCGGCCAGACGTGGGCGCAACTCCTCAAGCGGCCCGAAATCCAGATTGAACAGCTGCTAAAGGCGCTCGCATCCGAACTCCATCGGGACCCGCTCCTGGTCGGCCTGATCGAAGTCGATGGTGAGCGCCTCGCCTCCGTTCCGCGCAACGAAGCCCGCGCCGTCGAAACCGAAATCAAGTTCGCCGGATACCTGGAGCAGCAAAAGAAAGCCATCCTGAAGCTCAAGGAAGCCGAAAACGTCCGCATCCCGGAGTGGCTCAACTACACCACCATCAGCGGCCTCTCCCGCGAAATGCAGGAGAAGCTGGGCCGCGTCCGCCCGCAGACCATCGGTCAGGCCAGCCGCATCCCGGGCGTGACGCCTGCCGCGCTGGGGCTGGTGCACGTGTCAATTCGAATCCAAGGCAAACAACAGAGCGATGCGCCCGGCGAGCGACAAGAGAAACAAGGCGTGGCATAA
- a CDS encoding nuclear transport factor 2 family protein: protein MKSAIFAAFAVLSLSSSAAFSQTPAAAGSATSATSAESPEIRELQKIEDSWDNALNQRDQYGLELVLSPLFVNVSANGDITTRNQQVVSLINQEDKTATTDARVITVRMLGDVAVANGTYTYTHKLNGNMVEEKGVFTHVFQRQHGNWVCLNAQRTLLREEAPGKKASKAKTKSDAELPFHIPLFSKSDKSNSSNQ from the coding sequence ATGAAATCCGCCATTTTTGCCGCTTTTGCTGTCCTTTCGCTGTCTTCCAGCGCTGCATTTTCCCAGACTCCGGCTGCCGCTGGGTCAGCTACTTCGGCCACCTCGGCGGAGTCGCCTGAGATTCGAGAGCTGCAGAAGATTGAGGACTCCTGGGACAATGCGTTGAACCAGCGCGATCAGTATGGCCTGGAGCTGGTGCTATCGCCTTTGTTTGTCAACGTTTCCGCGAATGGCGACATCACTACCCGCAACCAGCAGGTGGTCTCCCTGATCAACCAGGAAGACAAGACGGCGACAACCGATGCGCGGGTAATCACGGTGCGCATGTTGGGCGATGTGGCCGTGGCCAACGGAACGTATACCTATACCCACAAGCTCAACGGCAACATGGTCGAGGAAAAGGGCGTCTTCACACACGTCTTCCAGCGCCAGCACGGAAACTGGGTCTGCCTGAACGCTCAGCGCACGCTACTGCGCGAAGAAGCGCCGGGAAAGAAGGCATCCAAGGCGAAAACGAAGTCCGACGCAGAGCTGCCGTTCCACATTCCGCTGTTCTCGAAAAGCGACAAGAGCAACAGTTCCAACCAGTAG
- a CDS encoding DNA polymerase ligase N-terminal domain-containing protein has product MTRRRTNKRIKRNGTSGISTQIELFHFNPPISFEARDGRGRTLKSAEEIAVHNRAAALLRFVVKKHRASRLHYDFRLEWNGVLMSWAVPEGPSCCPSVRCEAIEVADHKIKNIAFEGVFPDGMPGAGPTMPWDLGWWEPLPGYLDVDDCFRNGCLKFTLRGEKLKGNWMLLRRPGSCKGGRRQVWDLVKLPDSFARSMDAPAIVDEQPNSILSGKSLEEVEREGKAGRTGRKRRRSETTLFKMDE; this is encoded by the coding sequence ATGACGCGCAGGCGCACAAACAAGCGAATCAAGAGAAACGGCACAAGTGGTATTTCCACCCAAATTGAACTGTTTCATTTCAATCCTCCTATCTCTTTCGAGGCACGGGATGGCCGAGGCAGGACGCTAAAAAGCGCAGAGGAAATTGCAGTACACAATCGTGCTGCTGCGTTGCTGCGATTTGTTGTTAAGAAACATCGGGCAAGCCGCCTCCACTACGATTTCAGGCTTGAGTGGAATGGTGTGTTGATGAGTTGGGCGGTGCCGGAAGGGCCTAGTTGTTGCCCCAGTGTTCGCTGTGAGGCCATAGAAGTTGCAGACCATAAGATAAAAAACATCGCGTTTGAAGGCGTGTTCCCGGACGGTATGCCTGGCGCGGGCCCTACGATGCCGTGGGACTTAGGGTGGTGGGAGCCTTTACCGGGATATCTGGACGTCGACGATTGCTTTCGCAACGGGTGCCTCAAATTTACGTTGCGCGGCGAGAAATTAAAGGGCAACTGGATGCTCCTCCGGCGGCCCGGCAGTTGCAAAGGTGGTCGAAGGCAGGTTTGGGATCTCGTGAAGTTGCCCGATTCATTTGCGAGAAGTATGGACGCACCAGCCATCGTGGACGAACAGCCGAACAGCATTCTTTCCGGAAAGAGCCTGGAAGAAGTGGAACGTGAAGGAAAAGCAGGCAGGACAGGCAGGAAAAGACGCAGATCGGAAACAACGCTATTCAAAATGGATGAGTGA
- a CDS encoding DinB family protein: protein MPEDAQLRQHLLSLLNDGNAHVTFETAIEGLPPEKRGIRPDGADHSPWELLEHLRIAQWDILDFSRNSNYKAHKWPDDYWPATPAPPSDAAWDESVKAFRKDLKTFCELVEDKSTDLFAKIPHGDGQTILREALLVADHNAYHVGQLVLVRRLLGAWG, encoded by the coding sequence ATGCCAGAAGACGCACAGCTAAGACAGCACCTACTAAGCCTGCTCAACGACGGCAACGCGCACGTGACCTTCGAGACGGCCATCGAGGGCCTGCCACCGGAAAAGCGTGGAATTCGGCCCGACGGAGCGGATCACTCTCCCTGGGAGCTGCTCGAACACCTGCGCATCGCCCAGTGGGATATCCTCGATTTCTCGCGCAACTCGAACTACAAGGCGCATAAATGGCCCGATGACTACTGGCCTGCAACCCCCGCGCCTCCAAGCGATGCCGCCTGGGACGAGAGCGTGAAAGCCTTTCGCAAAGACCTCAAGACGTTCTGCGAGTTGGTCGAAGACAAATCCACCGATCTGTTTGCCAAAATCCCCCACGGCGACGGTCAAACTATCCTGCGAGAGGCGCTGTTGGTCGCTGACCACAATGCTTATCACGTCGGTCAACTGGTGCTGGTGCGCCGGCTGCTTGGCGCTTGGGGATAG
- a CDS encoding class I SAM-dependent methyltransferase yields the protein MSQTMTIDTEKLHALLGKAVVDFGATFHAALVRVGDKLGLYKAMDAGGPQTPAELAKRTGTSERYVREWLCNQAAGGYVTYDDQTAKFYLSEEQAFAMVDENSPAFLPGMFQAALAAIKAEELITERFKTGEGLGWHQHHQDLFVGTERFFRPGYAANLVSSWIPALNGVKEKLEQGATVADVGCGLGASTVLMAMHYPKSRFFGFDYHDKSIETARQRAEDAGVSGRIEFKVAKAKDYPGEGYDFVTFFDCLHDMGDPVGAAAHVRETLSADGTWMIVEPFAGDRIEDNLNPVGRAFYGASTLICTPASLSQEVGLALGAQAGEQRLREVVSAGGFRHFRRATQTPFNLIFEAKA from the coding sequence ATGTCCCAAACCATGACCATCGACACCGAGAAACTGCACGCGCTTCTGGGCAAAGCCGTAGTGGACTTTGGCGCAACTTTTCACGCAGCGCTGGTGCGCGTCGGAGACAAGCTGGGCCTGTACAAGGCAATGGACGCAGGCGGCCCTCAAACTCCCGCAGAACTGGCCAAGCGTACCGGGACGTCGGAACGTTACGTGCGCGAGTGGCTCTGCAATCAGGCTGCGGGTGGGTATGTCACTTATGACGACCAGACCGCTAAGTTCTATCTTAGCGAGGAACAAGCCTTTGCGATGGTCGACGAGAATAGCCCCGCGTTCCTTCCGGGCATGTTCCAGGCCGCGCTGGCTGCGATCAAAGCCGAGGAACTGATCACGGAGCGCTTCAAAACCGGAGAAGGTTTAGGCTGGCACCAGCATCACCAGGATTTGTTCGTAGGCACCGAGCGATTCTTCCGCCCCGGCTATGCGGCAAACCTCGTAAGTTCGTGGATCCCCGCCCTCAACGGAGTGAAGGAAAAACTTGAGCAGGGAGCAACAGTTGCAGATGTTGGCTGCGGCCTTGGCGCCTCCACCGTGTTGATGGCAATGCACTATCCAAAGTCCAGGTTCTTCGGATTCGATTATCACGACAAGTCCATCGAGACGGCTCGGCAGCGCGCCGAAGACGCTGGCGTAAGTGGTCGAATTGAATTCAAAGTTGCAAAGGCGAAGGACTATCCCGGAGAGGGCTACGATTTTGTCACGTTTTTCGATTGCCTCCACGATATGGGCGATCCGGTTGGCGCGGCTGCCCATGTGCGCGAAACTCTTTCAGCGGATGGAACATGGATGATTGTTGAGCCATTCGCCGGGGACAGGATTGAGGACAATCTGAACCCCGTCGGCCGGGCCTTCTATGGTGCGTCGACGCTTATCTGCACTCCTGCGTCGCTCTCTCAGGAAGTAGGTCTGGCTCTTGGCGCGCAGGCAGGAGAACAGCGGCTGCGGGAAGTGGTCTCGGCTGGCGGGTTCCGCCATTTCCGCAGGGCCACACAAACGCCGTTCAATCTGATTTTTGAAGCGAAGGCGTAG